The Haloarcula sp. H-GB4 genome segment ACACGGGGCGACGTTCGAATCCGATTCGGGGCTGTGTAACTACGGCCCCTGCGAGGGGGCGGTGCTGGAGGAAGTCGCTATCACTACCGAGGACGGTGACGTCTACCTGACCGACGAGCGCTATGAGTTCGAAAATCAGGGGCCGTCCGGCGACCACGACCTCTCGTCGCGCGGTCGCATCGGCTTCTCCGGGAACTGAGCGCACAGAACCGATGCCGCTGGGAGTCGTTCTCCTGTCAGCTGATCCGGTACGCCGGCTCCGAGACGGCCTCGCATTTGCACTCTGGGCATCGACTCGGTCGGTTCGTCAGGTCATCAAAGTCCGTGAAGCCGCACTCCTCGCACTCGGGTGGAGCAACGAGGAGCTGTTCGTCGGTCGATTCCAGAGATTTCGAGATATGCTCTACGTGCGTGAGCGCGTCGCTGGTCTGTATTTCGAACTCGTTCGCGATTGTCCCGGCGGCCATCGCTTCGTCGCGTAGTTGGTCAGCGATGCGCTGGCGCGTCGTCCGACTTGCCTCGCGCATGGGAGAAGTTGGCATCCGATTGTTATAGGCTTTGTTCTGTTCTTGTGGCACCACCGTCGCCGTCTCCCGGCCAGTTCCTCCATCCGCCACGATACTTTATCACCGGCGGCGGTGAACAGCGACACCAACCGATGTTCGATAGTATCCTCGTGCCGACCGACGGAAGTCCCGGTTCCGAGCGCGCGTTTGAGGCCGCCGCGACGCTTGCAAGCACTCACGACGCCACTGTCCACGTCCTCTCTGTCGTTGATGAGCACGGACCGACGGACGACTGGGACTACGACGGCGACTCCCCGGCGGAAGCCTTCATCGAGTCCCAGGCCGACCACGTCGACACCGAGGATCTGTCTGTTACCCCCGCCGTCCGCGAAGGAGTCGTTCATGACGCGATTCTCGACTACGCCGACGAGACCGGTATCGATCTCATTGTCATGGGAACGCACGGCCGAACCGGCGTCCGGCGGTTCCTCCTCGGTAGCGTTACGGAAAAGGTCGTCCGCCTCGCCGACGTGCCAGTCCTTTCTGTCAAAGCCGACGCGGAGCCGGGAACCGTCTCATTCGACGACATTCTGCTCCCAACTGATGGCAGTAGCGGCGCGGAGGCAGCTATCGAACCGACGGGCACACTCGCAAGC includes the following:
- a CDS encoding transcriptional regulator produces the protein MREASRTTRQRIADQLRDEAMAAGTIANEFEIQTSDALTHVEHISKSLESTDEQLLVAPPECEECGFTDFDDLTNRPSRCPECKCEAVSEPAYRIS
- a CDS encoding universal stress protein, which translates into the protein MFDSILVPTDGSPGSERAFEAAATLASTHDATVHVLSVVDEHGPTDDWDYDGDSPAEAFIESQADHVDTEDLSVTPAVREGVVHDAILDYADETGIDLIVMGTHGRTGVRRFLLGSVTEKVVRLADVPVLSVKADAEPGTVSFDDILLPTDGSSGAEAAIEPTGTLASATDATVRLVSVVDTRSLGVDVGSSVIVDELESVATDAVEDASDRLSKLGVETVETAITQGVPYRAILDAIEEADADLVVIGTHGRTGIDRYLLGSVAEKLVRTSPVPVMTVRASDAGEEQ